A single region of the Bacteroides luhongzhouii genome encodes:
- a CDS encoding recombinase family protein has translation MIKIIGYARVSTTKQDLSRQKLKIKEFCENNNYELIEIIEDFGISGVVADRKGYIELQSKTYKDADMIVISELSRLSRQEDVTETVYNIQQIINKGLSVILLDSPSKIYEANKLLDITEILILTIKAWAAAQERLDIKKKNQDGKQALFQAYPYAVVDQKIPYGYKAVPNPNGKRPKYILEEVPEEVENIKRLFALVNSGKTLGAVARYFNERNITFRGYYSTVAILSNYIHSDIYRGIRRRTQRLGREEPYTIEVRIKPIISEEDFMKAQELIKNNYKNTPTGKVNHNPLKGIIRCRCGRAMTVKDKKPAAGISKLTYRCSCVDRKSHPDFCKYNIDEVSYDLTNEILYSLFKSMHTAEYINFFRNQTDNRVTELQEEIAGIEKRLSALYLDKENLSNESQDNANKFLLTTNPTLLNIIQEKQNQLDEKIKSIDKEIIRYKKSQSKKMADIERIKDNNGKEKLQNLSIEEQGELYHKYLERVNYIPVTTMQGYYIVQFLNGIKFYIAITKVRSIAMASLLLDNWTIDEKGIITANYDTLKSSDMKNFSIEMIRKTKTMTLQEYLKSDLAKERALHLDLSYRERYLEELHKAGLDGRLRPLKKE, from the coding sequence ATGATAAAAATTATAGGATACGCACGAGTTTCTACTACAAAACAAGACTTATCTCGACAAAAGCTAAAGATTAAGGAGTTCTGTGAGAACAACAATTATGAGTTAATTGAAATTATTGAGGACTTTGGAATATCTGGTGTGGTTGCAGACAGAAAAGGTTATATCGAATTACAAAGTAAAACCTACAAAGATGCAGACATGATAGTAATTTCTGAGTTATCACGTTTGAGCAGGCAAGAAGATGTAACAGAAACAGTTTACAACATTCAACAGATTATTAATAAAGGATTATCTGTAATACTCTTAGATAGTCCCAGTAAAATTTATGAAGCTAATAAACTTTTAGACATTACAGAAATACTTATCCTCACTATCAAAGCATGGGCAGCAGCACAAGAAAGATTGGATATTAAAAAGAAGAACCAAGATGGGAAGCAAGCTCTCTTCCAAGCTTATCCTTATGCAGTTGTAGACCAAAAAATACCTTATGGATATAAAGCAGTTCCTAACCCCAATGGAAAACGTCCTAAATATATTTTAGAAGAAGTACCAGAAGAAGTAGAGAATATAAAAAGACTCTTCGCTTTAGTAAACTCTGGTAAGACACTGGGAGCAGTAGCCAGATATTTCAATGAAAGGAATATTACTTTTAGAGGATATTACAGCACTGTTGCCATTCTAAGCAACTATATCCATAGTGATATTTATAGAGGAATCAGAAGAAGAACACAGAGATTAGGTAGAGAAGAACCTTATACTATCGAGGTTAGAATAAAACCTATTATCAGTGAAGAGGATTTTATGAAAGCACAAGAGCTGATTAAAAACAACTATAAAAATACTCCAACTGGAAAAGTCAATCATAATCCATTAAAAGGAATCATCAGATGTAGATGTGGGAGAGCCATGACTGTAAAAGACAAAAAGCCAGCAGCAGGAATTTCAAAACTAACATATAGATGTAGCTGTGTTGATAGGAAATCTCATCCAGACTTCTGTAAATATAATATTGATGAAGTTTCTTACGACCTTACGAATGAAATATTATATAGTCTTTTCAAATCTATGCACACAGCAGAATATATCAACTTCTTTAGGAACCAAACAGACAATAGAGTTACAGAGCTACAAGAGGAAATAGCTGGAATTGAGAAACGTTTGTCTGCCCTATATCTTGATAAAGAGAACTTATCTAATGAAAGCCAAGATAATGCCAATAAGTTTCTACTAACCACCAACCCTACCCTTTTAAACATTATCCAAGAGAAACAGAACCAGTTAGATGAGAAGATAAAATCTATTGATAAAGAAATTATAAGATATAAAAAGTCACAGAGTAAAAAGATGGCAGACATCGAAAGGATTAAAGATAATAATGGTAAAGAGAAGCTTCAAAACCTTAGCATCGAAGAACAAGGAGAACTATATCATAAATATTTGGAGAGAGTGAATTATATTCCTGTCACTACCATGCAGGGATATTATATTGTACAGTTCCTTAATGGAATTAAATTCTATATAGCTATTACGAAAGTCAGAAGCATTGCAATGGCTTCTCTCCTATTAGACAACTGGACGATTGATGAAAAAGGAATTATAACAGCTAACTATGATACTTTAAAGTCCAGTGATATGAAGAACTTTAGCATAGAAATGATTAGGAAAACAAAGACTATGACTTTACAAGAATATCTTAAATCAGACCTTGCAAAAGAAAGAGCCTTGCATCTTGACCTTAGTTATAGAGAAAGATATTTAGAAGAACTACATAAAGCAGGTTTGGATGGTAGGCTCAGACCATTAAAAAAGGAATAA